Proteins from one Embleya scabrispora genomic window:
- a CDS encoding DUF5926 family protein produces the protein MGKKAALKGHTGNKTQTAAATGSVPAVGGREPCPCNSGRRYKACHGREAASAAETLVLRPFQGLPNECDWIALRELVPAATAQLKLTGEHAEQTVTLATVLPMAWPALRRADGTILVGLQTHTSSGDVSRDLAHALERALAQEDGTSVAPGPLPESGDRLQDLLDPSHPLEITVHQGFDFWVDDPTAMNAEVSASLERANAAAMPTVRLTSVDAAYWCGTTEKNHLRWVMPHAEEELLDAIARLHAAGESSLGEGTRFVGSFRAHGLLVPVWDLPTSMSAEDVEKPAREFGERLAAAMADTSPLTPRQRSARNGLLNRQITLN, from the coding sequence ATGGGCAAGAAGGCCGCGCTGAAGGGCCACACCGGCAACAAGACCCAGACCGCAGCCGCCACGGGATCCGTCCCGGCCGTCGGCGGTCGCGAACCCTGCCCGTGCAATTCGGGCCGCCGGTACAAGGCGTGTCACGGGCGCGAGGCGGCCTCCGCCGCCGAGACGCTCGTCCTGCGTCCCTTCCAGGGACTGCCGAACGAGTGCGACTGGATCGCGCTGCGCGAACTGGTCCCGGCCGCGACCGCGCAGCTCAAGCTCACCGGCGAGCACGCCGAGCAGACCGTCACGCTGGCGACCGTGCTGCCGATGGCCTGGCCCGCGCTGCGTCGCGCCGACGGCACCATCCTGGTCGGCCTGCAGACGCACACCAGTTCGGGTGACGTCTCCCGGGACCTGGCACACGCGCTGGAGCGCGCGCTCGCGCAGGAGGACGGCACGTCGGTGGCCCCCGGTCCGCTGCCCGAGTCCGGCGACCGCCTCCAGGACCTGCTCGACCCCTCCCACCCGCTGGAGATCACCGTCCACCAGGGCTTCGACTTCTGGGTGGACGACCCGACCGCGATGAACGCCGAGGTGAGCGCGTCGCTGGAGCGGGCGAACGCCGCGGCGATGCCGACCGTACGGCTGACCTCGGTCGACGCCGCGTACTGGTGCGGCACCACCGAGAAGAACCACCTGCGCTGGGTGATGCCGCACGCGGAGGAGGAACTGCTCGACGCCATCGCCCGGCTGCACGCGGCCGGCGAGTCGAGCCTGGGCGAGGGCACCCGCTTCGTCGGCTCGTTCCGCGCGCACGGGCTGCTCGTCCCGGTGTGGGACCTGCCGACCTCGATGTCCGCCGAGGACGTGGAGAAGCCGGCGCGCGAGTTCGGTGAACGGCTGGCCGCGGCGATGGCGGACACCAGCCCGCTGACGCCGCGTCAGCGCAGCGCCCGCAACGGTCTGCTGAACCGCCAGATCACCCTGAACTGA
- a CDS encoding serine/threonine-protein kinase translates to MWGRGTVLGDRYTLAERLGGGAMGEVWRADDGVLERRVAVKILLPALLEDARFAERFRREAKVLAALDHPGIVDVHDYGESGAEPRVAYIVMELVDGLPLDALLAADDAATLPVDRTLGIVAQALDALHAAHRRDIVHRDVKPSNLMIGADDRVTVTDFGIAHSTTAGTRLTASHSVLGTARYIAPEQARGLGAVPASDQYAIGVLCYELLTGEPLFTGDAVFEVVLRHIREPAPELPAEFPEPVRAFVARALAKAPEDRFPDAAHMATAAREAMASASIPTPTPTPEPTRTPPVAALTTHDPPGAAGKQPASPPAPPENPPGTPSTPSTPSTPSENPPGTPPMRADEPPVPTPASSTAQPDPSVTPASTDEKPTAPKSVAPAPPGAADHAPTPAATPTPPPAPATEAGPPAAPPVSSAPRAWKRHGLAAVLLVLGVIAGVIVTVLYLKPSQAQADRTPNAADAKSSPAEIRTSGGTSADPVAGSPTPSNPTPGAPSGNPTGNQPPNGTPPPETGGGAPNTSTSNGAGGTPGGGAGNGSGGSSAGTGTKPKPTTPAPPPAQSAPRAAAAPSGARSPASPTACPSASPPTAPPPARR, encoded by the coding sequence ATGTGGGGTCGGGGCACGGTGCTGGGCGACCGCTACACGCTGGCCGAGCGGCTGGGCGGTGGTGCCATGGGCGAGGTGTGGCGCGCCGACGACGGCGTGCTGGAACGGCGGGTGGCGGTCAAGATCCTGCTGCCCGCGCTGCTCGAGGACGCCAGGTTCGCCGAACGGTTCCGGCGTGAGGCCAAGGTTTTGGCGGCACTCGACCACCCGGGCATCGTCGACGTACACGACTACGGCGAGAGCGGAGCGGAGCCGCGCGTCGCCTACATCGTGATGGAACTCGTCGACGGCCTGCCGCTGGACGCGCTGTTGGCCGCCGACGACGCCGCCACCCTGCCCGTCGACCGCACGCTCGGCATCGTCGCCCAGGCCCTGGACGCGCTGCACGCGGCCCACCGGCGCGACATCGTGCACCGCGACGTCAAGCCGTCGAACCTGATGATCGGCGCCGACGACCGGGTGACGGTCACCGACTTCGGCATCGCCCACTCCACGACGGCGGGCACCAGGCTCACCGCGTCGCACTCGGTGCTCGGCACGGCCCGCTACATCGCCCCCGAACAGGCCCGGGGACTCGGGGCGGTGCCCGCGTCCGACCAGTACGCGATCGGCGTGCTCTGCTACGAACTGCTCACCGGGGAGCCGCTGTTCACGGGCGACGCGGTATTCGAGGTGGTACTCCGGCACATCCGCGAGCCCGCGCCCGAACTCCCGGCCGAATTCCCCGAGCCGGTCCGCGCCTTCGTGGCGAGGGCGCTGGCGAAGGCACCGGAGGATCGCTTCCCCGACGCGGCACACATGGCGACGGCGGCACGCGAGGCGATGGCGAGTGCGTCGATCCCGACGCCGACACCGACACCGGAGCCGACACGGACGCCGCCCGTCGCCGCGCTCACCACCCACGACCCGCCCGGGGCCGCCGGGAAACAACCGGCTTCACCACCCGCGCCGCCCGAGAACCCACCGGGCACACCGTCCACACCCTCCACGCCCTCCACGCCCTCCGAGAACCCACCGGGCACACCCCCCATGCGCGCCGACGAGCCGCCCGTTCCGACCCCGGCGTCCTCCACCGCGCAGCCGGATCCGTCCGTGACACCCGCCTCCACCGACGAGAAGCCCACTGCGCCGAAGTCCGTTGCGCCCGCGCCACCCGGTGCCGCCGATCACGCCCCCACCCCCGCCGCGACGCCGACTCCGCCCCCGGCGCCCGCCACCGAGGCAGGCCCACCCGCCGCACCGCCCGTGTCCTCGGCCCCCCGAGCCTGGAAGCGGCACGGCCTGGCCGCCGTACTCCTGGTACTCGGCGTAATCGCCGGCGTCATCGTCACCGTCCTGTACCTCAAGCCCTCCCAGGCCCAGGCCGACCGAACCCCCAACGCGGCCGACGCAAAATCCTCCCCAGCCGAAATCCGCACGTCCGGAGGCACGTCCGCCGATCCCGTCGCGGGCTCGCCAACCCCCTCGAACCCCACCCCCGGCGCCCCGAGCGGCAACCCCACCGGCAACCAACCGCCGAACGGCACGCCGCCACCCGAAACCGGCGGCGGCGCCCCCAACACGTCCACGTCCAACGGCGCGGGCGGCACCCCGGGCGGCGGCGCCGGCAACGGCAGCGGAGGCAGCAGCGCAGGCACCGGCACCAAGCCCAAGCCCACCACCCCCGCCCCGCCCCCGGCCCAATCCGCCCCCAGGGCTGCGGCGGCACCAAGTGGGGCGCGATCACCAGCGTCGCCGACGGCCTGCCCATCGGCCTCGCCGCCGACGGCCCCACCGCCGGCAAGGAGGTGA
- a CDS encoding ATP-binding protein has product MVVARGVPDSAAVLVPHAPVGVSAARHRLATDLDDRGIARGVVDDAVLILSELLSNALRHARALPSGNVRAAWWVRPDGLLAIEVTDGGSSTRPRQASPSLSAHGGRGLSIIGTLAADWGVRGTPDEVTVWALVPIESSAADRLWDEFDLDAVDPLD; this is encoded by the coding sequence ATGGTCGTGGCCCGTGGGGTGCCCGATTCCGCGGCGGTGTTGGTACCGCACGCTCCGGTCGGGGTGTCCGCGGCTCGGCACCGTCTCGCCACCGACCTCGACGACCGCGGCATCGCCCGGGGCGTCGTGGACGACGCGGTGCTGATCCTCTCCGAATTGTTGAGCAACGCGCTGCGGCACGCCCGCGCGCTGCCCTCCGGCAACGTCCGCGCCGCGTGGTGGGTGCGCCCCGACGGCCTTCTCGCCATCGAGGTCACCGACGGCGGCAGCTCGACCCGTCCGCGCCAGGCCAGTCCGTCCCTGAGCGCGCACGGCGGCCGAGGATTGTCGATCATCGGCACCCTCGCCGCCGACTGGGGCGTACGCGGCACCCCCGACGAGGTCACCGTGTGGGCGCTGGTCCCGATCGAGTCGAGCGCCGCCGACCGCCTGTGGGACGAATTCGACCTGGACGCGGTGGACCCGCTCGACTGA
- a CDS encoding S1C family serine protease, with protein MSDDRDVTGEVGSPVPGEAHGSSPATPQPARPEGRSDVSAEPEFRAEVPVKPVQAPTVGQPQGEAVPPTPVGPPTAQLPPTGEPGAEVPAAFAAGPGAGGAGAPPFGTGGAYPGYPGYPGFGAPPKPKRRPSGILVAAVVAALLAGGVGGGVGAWIVDRDDKPSSAGVSPSSSPVDPASLNRSPTSVAGIAKQAVPSTVTIKTKGKVSGQGTETGTGAGFVYDKQGHILTNNHVVSLAAAGGELSVTFSDGTTKPAKIVGRAEGYDLAVIKVDDMPASVQPLPLGDNDKVAVGDPVIAIGAPFTLSNTVTTGIVSAKDRPVASGDQQKVSYMNAIQTDAAINPGNSGGPLLNAAGEVIGINSAIRSTGGGGQSPFGQQQESGSIGLGFAIPINQARWVADILIQGNKPVYAQMGILPDSRYTGTGAQIVAQSPNGQDPVTANGPAAKAGLKPGDVITRLNNRAIGSYEDLFSEIWSHRPGDKVKVTYQRDGKEATTEVTLGQRVGDN; from the coding sequence GTGAGTGACGATCGCGACGTGACCGGCGAAGTCGGTTCACCGGTGCCGGGGGAGGCCCACGGATCGTCTCCCGCCACACCGCAGCCGGCTCGCCCGGAGGGGCGCTCCGACGTGTCGGCGGAGCCGGAGTTCCGGGCCGAGGTGCCGGTCAAGCCGGTGCAGGCGCCCACCGTGGGACAGCCGCAGGGCGAGGCGGTGCCGCCGACGCCGGTCGGGCCGCCGACCGCGCAGTTGCCGCCGACGGGTGAGCCGGGCGCCGAGGTGCCGGCGGCGTTCGCGGCCGGGCCGGGTGCGGGAGGTGCGGGGGCTCCGCCGTTCGGGACGGGCGGTGCCTATCCCGGCTACCCGGGCTACCCGGGCTTCGGTGCGCCGCCCAAGCCGAAGCGCCGCCCCTCGGGGATCCTGGTCGCGGCCGTGGTGGCCGCGCTGCTCGCCGGCGGGGTCGGCGGCGGCGTGGGCGCGTGGATCGTGGACCGCGACGACAAGCCGTCCTCGGCCGGCGTCAGCCCGTCCTCGTCGCCGGTGGACCCGGCCTCGCTGAACCGCTCGCCCACGAGCGTGGCGGGCATCGCCAAGCAGGCGGTCCCCAGCACGGTGACGATCAAGACCAAGGGCAAGGTGTCCGGGCAGGGCACCGAGACCGGCACCGGGGCCGGCTTCGTCTACGACAAGCAGGGCCACATCCTCACCAACAACCACGTGGTGTCGCTGGCCGCCGCCGGGGGCGAGCTGTCGGTGACCTTCTCCGACGGCACCACCAAGCCGGCCAAGATCGTCGGCCGCGCCGAGGGCTACGACCTCGCCGTGATCAAGGTCGACGACATGCCGGCGAGCGTGCAGCCGCTGCCGCTCGGCGACAACGACAAGGTCGCGGTCGGCGACCCGGTGATCGCGATCGGCGCGCCGTTCACCCTCTCCAACACGGTGACCACGGGCATCGTGAGTGCCAAGGACCGCCCGGTGGCCTCCGGGGACCAGCAGAAGGTCTCCTACATGAACGCGATCCAGACCGACGCGGCGATCAACCCCGGCAACTCCGGCGGCCCGCTGCTGAACGCGGCCGGCGAGGTGATCGGGATCAACTCGGCGATCCGCTCCACCGGTGGCGGCGGCCAGTCGCCGTTCGGCCAGCAGCAGGAGTCCGGCAGCATCGGCCTCGGCTTCGCCATCCCGATCAACCAGGCCCGGTGGGTCGCCGACATCCTGATCCAGGGCAACAAGCCGGTCTACGCGCAGATGGGCATCCTGCCCGACTCGCGCTACACCGGCACCGGCGCGCAGATCGTCGCCCAGAGCCCCAACGGCCAGGACCCGGTCACCGCCAACGGCCCCGCGGCCAAGGCGGGCCTGAAGCCCGGCGACGTGATCACCAGGCTCAACAACCGCGCGATCGGCTCCTACGAGGACCTGTTCAGCGAGATCTGGAGCCACCGCCCCGGCGACAAGGTCAAGGTCACCTACCAGCGCGACGGCAAGGAGGCCACCACCGAGGTCACCCTCGGCCAACGCGTAGGCGACAACTGA
- a CDS encoding response regulator transcription factor, whose protein sequence is MSSSQPRAGATVLVVEDEPSIADVLAITLRFHGFEVVTADGVHAALAAARTARPDVVLLDISLPDGDGRQVCRVLRAERPEIAVVFLTARDSPADVVKGLTLGGDDYITKPFNVDELVARTRAVLRRTRPTPDESTPPPPPPPVLRHGDLELDEATYTARRGGRGVELTPTEFALLRHLIRHGDRIVPKEQLLREVWRYEHVVESTVVETYISYLRRKLDPLVPDGPPLITTRRGVGYGLRRTADRGI, encoded by the coding sequence ATGAGCAGCAGTCAGCCGCGCGCGGGCGCCACGGTCCTGGTCGTCGAGGACGAGCCGAGCATCGCCGACGTCCTGGCGATCACCCTGCGGTTCCACGGCTTCGAGGTGGTCACGGCCGACGGCGTGCACGCGGCCCTGGCCGCGGCCCGCACGGCGCGGCCCGATGTCGTGCTCCTGGACATCTCGCTGCCCGACGGCGACGGTCGCCAGGTGTGCCGCGTGCTGCGCGCCGAACGACCGGAGATCGCGGTCGTGTTCCTCACCGCCCGGGACTCGCCCGCCGACGTGGTCAAGGGGCTCACCCTCGGCGGCGACGACTACATCACCAAGCCGTTCAACGTCGACGAGCTGGTCGCGCGCACCCGAGCGGTGCTGCGGCGCACCCGGCCGACGCCGGACGAGAGCACGCCGCCGCCCCCGCCGCCGCCCGTACTGCGGCACGGCGACCTGGAGTTGGACGAGGCGACGTACACCGCGCGCCGGGGCGGTCGCGGCGTGGAGCTGACCCCGACCGAGTTCGCGCTGCTCCGCCACCTGATCCGGCACGGCGACCGGATCGTGCCGAAGGAGCAACTGCTGCGCGAGGTGTGGCGGTACGAGCACGTGGTGGAGTCGACGGTGGTGGAGACGTACATCTCCTATCTGCGCCGCAAGCTCGACCCGCTCGTGCCGGACGGGCCGCCGCTGATCACCACGCGGCGGGGCGTGGGCTACGGGCTGCGCCGGACGGCGGACCGCGGTATATGA
- a CDS encoding sensor histidine kinase — MDGCNEIVPPGTRSRRFPRRARQRPHIVAMRAHLALSSIAVLAIGLALLIWISMMGIRHYLESRVDEDLTAGRTGIERTGINTAQMSLLSSMASLREALMSAGLDGKTFAVVDARGTALSVGARPPDALQRALAAMVRNPGDPAWHDRPRAISLAGEHYRVVSARLSDGNHILLARSTEDVDGVVDKVVHFELLAGGALLVLLGAFMYFGARWRLRPLEDMVETASGIAEGGPDRPDLSARVGTRKRSFSEVEQLRTALNAMLQQVESAFEIRERAASHLKRFVADASHELRTPLAAIRGYLQLYEKGMLATEEERTRALGRMAAEAERMARLVDELLALARLDQRPRLLSRPIDLVCVVRDAVADLSAQQPDRPVHVDTPEACVALADETTLRQIVGNLLANVRTHTPVSAAVYVSVSPSEGEGDGGERRVVLRVRDEGPGMRPQDAERIFDRFFRAAREHGANGTASGAGSDTGSGLGMAIVWAGVAANRGEVRIETEPGAGLTVVVELPAAAVGARSEDDASPSGTKAEAVRVKAEAAEAKGEGFGVEGAVAGAPSLVPRVAESG, encoded by the coding sequence ATGGACGGCTGCAACGAGATCGTGCCGCCGGGCACGCGGAGTCGGAGGTTCCCGCGCCGCGCCCGGCAGCGTCCGCACATCGTCGCCATGCGGGCACACTTGGCGCTGAGCAGCATCGCGGTGCTCGCGATCGGACTGGCGCTGCTGATCTGGATCAGCATGATGGGCATTCGGCACTACCTGGAGTCCCGGGTCGACGAGGACCTGACCGCGGGCCGGACCGGCATCGAGCGCACCGGCATCAACACCGCGCAGATGTCCCTGCTGTCCTCGATGGCGAGCCTGCGCGAGGCGCTGATGTCGGCCGGTCTCGACGGCAAGACCTTCGCGGTGGTGGACGCGCGGGGCACCGCCCTGTCGGTCGGCGCCCGGCCGCCCGATGCCCTGCAGCGGGCCCTGGCGGCGATGGTTCGGAATCCGGGCGACCCGGCGTGGCACGACCGGCCGCGCGCCATCTCGCTCGCGGGCGAGCACTACCGGGTCGTCTCGGCGCGCCTCAGCGACGGCAACCACATCCTGCTCGCCCGCTCGACCGAGGACGTCGACGGCGTGGTGGACAAGGTGGTCCACTTCGAACTGCTGGCCGGAGGCGCCCTGTTGGTGCTGCTGGGCGCCTTCATGTACTTCGGTGCCCGGTGGCGGCTGCGACCCCTGGAGGACATGGTCGAGACGGCTTCGGGCATCGCCGAGGGCGGTCCGGACCGGCCCGACCTGTCCGCGCGGGTGGGGACGCGCAAACGTTCGTTCAGCGAGGTCGAGCAGCTGCGGACCGCGTTGAACGCGATGTTGCAGCAGGTCGAGTCGGCGTTCGAGATCCGCGAGCGCGCGGCGTCGCATCTCAAGCGGTTCGTGGCCGACGCGTCGCACGAGCTGCGTACGCCGCTGGCGGCGATTCGCGGCTATCTGCAGCTGTACGAGAAGGGCATGCTGGCGACGGAGGAGGAGCGCACCCGGGCCCTGGGCCGGATGGCGGCCGAGGCCGAGCGCATGGCCCGGCTGGTGGACGAACTGCTGGCGCTGGCCCGGCTGGACCAGCGTCCGCGGTTGTTGTCGCGGCCGATCGACCTGGTGTGCGTGGTACGCGACGCGGTCGCCGACCTGAGCGCGCAGCAGCCGGATCGGCCGGTGCACGTGGACACGCCCGAGGCGTGTGTGGCGTTGGCCGACGAGACGACGCTGCGCCAGATCGTCGGCAATCTGCTGGCCAACGTGCGGACCCATACGCCGGTGTCCGCGGCCGTGTACGTGTCGGTCTCGCCGTCCGAGGGCGAGGGCGACGGCGGGGAGCGGCGGGTCGTGTTGCGGGTGCGCGACGAGGGGCCGGGGATGCGACCGCAGGATGCCGAGCGCATCTTCGACCGCTTCTTCCGGGCCGCGCGGGAGCACGGCGCGAACGGCACGGCGAGCGGCGCCGGTTCGGACACGGGCAGTGGGCTGGGCATGGCCATCGTGTGGGCGGGCGTGGCCGCCAACCGGGGCGAGGTCCGAATCGAGACCGAGCCGGGGGCGGGCCTGACCGTCGTGGTCGAGCTGCCGGCGGCGGCCGTGGGGGCACGGTCGGAGGACGACGCGTCGCCTTCCGGGACGAAGGCGGAGGCCGTCCGAGTGAAGGCGGAGGCTGCCGAGGCGAAGGGCGAGGGCTTCGGGGTGGAGGGCGCGGTCGCGGGCGCGCCGTCGCTGGTGCCCCGGGTCGCGGAATCCGGCTAG